One part of the Chryseobacterium mulctrae genome encodes these proteins:
- a CDS encoding B12-binding domain-containing radical SAM protein: MKDLLLITPPFTQLNTPYPATAYIKGFLNTKNISSYQIDLGLEVILELFSKDGIQKIFDTEIDLKNISENSQRIFALRDEYLKTIDQVILFLQNKNPTLARQICSMNFLPEASRFNQLDDMEFAFGNMGLQDKAKHLATLYLEDLSDYIVENVDSDFGFSRYAERLGKSANSFDELYSKLNDSQTFIDDFTLKILHEKLELVQPKLVCFSIPFPGNLYSAFRSAKFIKENYSHIKTAMGGGFPNTELREIKDQRVFEFFDFITLDDGEVPLELVYENVCHSEQSEESHFKRTFLIENQEVTYKNNSTKHDYKQSEIGTPDYTDLQLDKYISVIEIANPMHSLWSDGRWNKLTMAHGCYWGKCTFCDISLDYIKIYEPISAKILVDRMEELIKTTGETGFHFVDEAAPPALMREVALEILRRNLVVTWWTNIRFEKSFTQDLCFLLKLSGCVAVSGGLEVASDRLLKLIDKGVSVDQVAKVTKNFTEAGIMVHAYLMYGYPTQTVQETVDSLEMVRQLFEMGILQSGFWHQFAMTAHSPVGQNPEEFGVTPIKQEIKFANNDIDFKDKTGIDHSKFSFGLKKSLFNFMHGINFEIPLQNWFDFKIPKTTIHPDYIHDCLLDEDQFSFKGNSKVIFLAKNVIAENYVKTKKQNSWTYTKITFHLRTNIVKVDLEQEKADWLIKIISENTFENPKRITLQQLKVNFEENFEDFELFWFSKPMQQLKENGIILSL, encoded by the coding sequence TTGAAAGATCTTCTTCTTATTACTCCACCATTCACGCAACTCAACACTCCTTATCCTGCGACAGCTTATATTAAAGGTTTTCTTAATACCAAAAATATTTCAAGCTATCAAATTGATTTGGGGCTCGAAGTTATTTTGGAGTTATTTTCAAAAGACGGAATTCAGAAAATTTTTGATACCGAAATTGATCTGAAGAATATTTCGGAAAACTCACAGCGAATTTTTGCTTTAAGAGATGAATATTTAAAAACAATCGATCAGGTTATTTTATTTCTACAGAATAAAAATCCTACCTTGGCGAGACAGATCTGTTCGATGAATTTTCTTCCCGAAGCTTCCCGATTCAACCAATTGGATGATATGGAATTTGCTTTCGGAAATATGGGACTTCAGGATAAAGCAAAGCATTTGGCAACTTTATATTTAGAAGATTTATCCGATTATATTGTTGAAAATGTAGATTCAGATTTTGGATTTAGCAGATATGCAGAAAGATTAGGAAAATCTGCCAATTCTTTTGATGAATTATATTCAAAACTAAATGATTCTCAAACATTTATTGACGATTTTACTTTAAAAATTCTTCATGAAAAATTAGAGCTGGTTCAGCCGAAATTAGTATGTTTTTCAATTCCTTTTCCCGGAAACTTATACTCTGCTTTTCGGTCAGCAAAATTTATAAAAGAAAATTATTCGCACATTAAAACTGCGATGGGTGGTGGTTTCCCGAATACTGAATTAAGAGAAATTAAAGATCAAAGAGTTTTTGAATTTTTCGATTTTATTACTTTAGATGATGGTGAAGTTCCTTTAGAATTAGTTTATGAAAATGTTTGCCATTCTGAGCAAAGCGAAGAATCTCATTTCAAAAGAACTTTTTTAATTGAAAACCAAGAAGTTACCTATAAAAATAATTCTACCAAACACGATTACAAACAATCAGAAATTGGAACTCCAGATTATACTGATTTACAATTAGATAAATATATTTCAGTTATTGAAATTGCCAATCCGATGCACAGTTTATGGAGCGATGGAAGATGGAATAAATTGACAATGGCACACGGTTGCTATTGGGGAAAATGTACTTTTTGCGATATTTCTTTAGATTACATAAAAATTTATGAACCCATTTCTGCCAAAATTTTAGTTGACAGAATGGAAGAATTAATTAAAACAACCGGCGAAACCGGATTTCATTTTGTAGACGAAGCCGCTCCTCCCGCTCTGATGCGAGAAGTTGCTTTGGAAATTTTACGAAGAAATCTTGTGGTGACTTGGTGGACCAATATTCGTTTTGAAAAAAGTTTCACTCAGGATTTATGCTTTCTTTTAAAACTTTCGGGTTGCGTTGCGGTTTCTGGCGGGCTTGAAGTTGCGAGTGATCGATTGTTAAAGTTAATTGACAAAGGAGTTTCTGTAGATCAGGTTGCGAAAGTTACCAAAAACTTTACCGAAGCGGGAATTATGGTTCATGCCTATTTAATGTATGGCTACCCTACTCAAACCGTTCAGGAAACTGTGGATTCTTTGGAAATGGTTCGTCAGCTTTTTGAAATGGGAATTTTACAAAGTGGTTTTTGGCATCAGTTTGCAATGACCGCACATTCTCCAGTCGGACAAAATCCTGAAGAATTTGGCGTGACCCCAATTAAGCAGGAAATTAAGTTTGCCAATAATGATATTGATTTCAAAGACAAAACCGGAATCGATCACAGTAAATTTAGTTTTGGTTTAAAAAAATCTCTGTTCAATTTCATGCACGGAATTAATTTTGAAATTCCTTTGCAGAATTGGTTTGATTTTAAAATTCCGAAAACAACTATTCATCCCGATTATATTCACGACTGTTTGTTAGATGAAGATCAATTTAGTTTTAAAGGAAATTCTAAAGTTATATTTTTAGCGAAAAACGTAATCGCTGAGAATTACGTAAAAACAAAAAAACAGAACTCATGGACGTATACGAAAATTACGTTCCATTTACGAACCAACATTGTTAAAGTAGATTTAGAACAGGAAAAAGCAGATTGGCTGATAAAAATTATTTCTGAAAATACTTTTGAAAATCCGAAACGTATCACGCTTCAGCAACTTAAGGTAAATTTTGAAGAAAACTTTGAAGATTTTGAGCTATTTTGGTTTTCAAAACCAATGCAGCAACTAAAAGAGAACGGAATTATTTTGAGTTTGTAA
- a CDS encoding aminotransferase class I/II-fold pyridoxal phosphate-dependent enzyme, with protein sequence MLDIFERIKENPGPLGQFADYGEGYFIFPKLEGPIGPRMQFQGREVIFWSANDYLGMCNHPEVLEADAKAAAEYGMFYPMGARAMSGETHQHLQLEKELAEFVQKESAYLLNFGYQGMVSTIDALVSRNDVIVYDVDSHACIVDGVRLHAGKRFTYRHNDIESLEKNLQRATKVAEETGGGILVITEGVFGMRGQQGKLKEICELKSKYQFRLLVDDAHGFGTLGETGAGAGEEQGCQDQIDVYFSTFAKSMAGFGAFIAGDKEIIRYLKFNLRSQIFAKSLTMPMVIGGLKRLELLRTRPEIKAKLWENTLKLQNGLSERGFNIGDTNTCVTPVMMQGSPVEATLLVKDLRENYGIFTSVVVYPVIPKGMILLRLIPTASHTDAEINETLAAFDAIHDKLKNGYYKEQEQKLLSEKGLSFKEI encoded by the coding sequence ATGTTGGATATTTTTGAAAGAATAAAAGAAAATCCAGGACCTCTTGGACAGTTTGCAGATTATGGTGAAGGATATTTTATTTTCCCTAAACTAGAAGGTCCTATCGGTCCGAGAATGCAGTTTCAGGGAAGAGAAGTAATTTTCTGGAGTGCCAATGACTATTTGGGAATGTGTAATCATCCTGAAGTTTTGGAAGCAGATGCTAAAGCTGCCGCAGAATACGGAATGTTTTATCCGATGGGAGCAAGAGCAATGTCTGGTGAAACGCATCAGCATTTGCAGCTGGAAAAAGAATTGGCAGAATTTGTACAAAAAGAATCAGCATATTTATTAAATTTTGGTTATCAGGGAATGGTTTCTACCATCGATGCTTTGGTAAGCAGAAATGATGTAATTGTTTACGACGTAGATTCTCACGCTTGCATCGTAGACGGTGTAAGACTTCATGCCGGTAAGAGATTTACTTACAGACACAATGATATCGAAAGTCTTGAGAAAAATCTTCAGAGAGCGACGAAAGTTGCAGAAGAAACTGGTGGCGGTATTTTGGTAATTACTGAAGGAGTTTTCGGAATGAGAGGACAACAAGGTAAACTGAAAGAAATCTGCGAGCTAAAATCTAAATATCAATTCAGACTTTTAGTAGATGATGCACACGGTTTCGGAACTCTTGGTGAAACCGGAGCCGGAGCTGGAGAAGAGCAAGGATGTCAAGATCAGATTGATGTTTATTTCTCAACTTTTGCAAAATCAATGGCTGGTTTCGGAGCATTTATCGCAGGTGATAAAGAAATCATCAGATATTTAAAATTCAATTTAAGATCTCAGATTTTTGCTAAATCTTTAACAATGCCAATGGTAATCGGAGGTTTGAAAAGATTGGAATTGCTAAGAACAAGACCTGAAATTAAAGCTAAACTTTGGGAAAATACCTTAAAATTACAAAACGGACTTAGCGAAAGAGGTTTCAACATCGGTGATACCAATACTTGTGTAACTCCGGTAATGATGCAAGGTTCGCCGGTAGAGGCAACTCTGTTGGTAAAAGACTTGAGAGAAAATTACGGAATCTTTACATCTGTAGTGGTTTATCCTGTAATACCTAAAGGAATGATTTTATTAAGATTAATTCCTACCGCTTCTCACACCGATGCAGAAATCAACGAAACATTGGCTGCATTTGATGCTATTCATGACAAATTGAAAAATGGATACTACAAAGAGCAGGAGCAAAAATTATTATCTGAAAAAGGTTTAAGTTTCAAAGAAATTTAA
- a CDS encoding PLP-dependent cysteine synthase family protein, which translates to MSNVYDNILGLIGSTPLVKLNTVTKEIPATIYAKLESYNPGHSTKDRIALHIIENAEKKGLLKEDSVVVETTSGNTGFSLAMVCIIKGYKCILAVSDKTKPEKIAYLKALGATVYVCPANVPANDPRSYYEVAKRIAAETPNSVYINQYFNELNIDAHYHTTGPEIWEQTQGKITHLFACTGTGGTLSGSAKFLKEKNPDIKIIGVDADGSILKSFHETGEIHKEDVHPYQIEGMGKNLIPSALLFDKIDEFVRVNDEMSAYRTREIALKEAIMGGYTTGAVTQGLMQYANSHQFSETDLVVLIFPDHGSRYITKVYSDKWMAEQGFINNCFHNYEEVFKTEIIK; encoded by the coding sequence ATGAGTAATGTTTACGATAATATTCTTGGCTTGATTGGGAGTACTCCTTTGGTAAAACTAAATACCGTAACTAAAGAAATTCCTGCAACCATTTATGCTAAGTTAGAATCATATAATCCTGGACATTCCACTAAAGATAGAATCGCACTTCATATTATAGAAAACGCTGAGAAAAAAGGTTTATTAAAGGAAGATTCTGTAGTTGTAGAAACCACTTCAGGAAATACCGGTTTTTCACTTGCAATGGTTTGCATCATTAAAGGATACAAATGCATTTTGGCAGTGAGCGACAAGACAAAACCCGAAAAAATAGCTTATCTGAAAGCTCTTGGAGCTACAGTTTATGTATGTCCTGCGAATGTACCTGCGAATGACCCGAGATCATATTATGAGGTAGCTAAAAGAATTGCTGCTGAAACTCCAAATTCGGTATACATCAATCAGTACTTTAATGAGCTGAATATTGATGCGCACTATCATACAACTGGTCCTGAAATTTGGGAGCAGACTCAAGGAAAAATCACTCACCTTTTTGCTTGTACAGGAACTGGTGGAACTTTATCAGGTTCTGCAAAATTTTTAAAAGAGAAAAATCCGGATATTAAAATTATCGGTGTTGATGCAGACGGATCTATTTTAAAAAGTTTCCACGAAACAGGAGAAATTCACAAAGAAGATGTACATCCTTATCAGATTGAAGGAATGGGAAAAAACTTAATCCCTTCTGCTCTACTTTTTGATAAAATCGATGAGTTTGTAAGAGTAAACGACGAAATGTCTGCTTACAGAACCAGAGAAATTGCATTAAAAGAAGCAATTATGGGAGGCTACACAACCGGTGCAGTTACTCAGGGATTAATGCAATATGCTAATTCTCATCAGTTTTCAGAGACTGATTTGGTTGTTTTAATCTTCCCTGATCATGGATCGAGATATATTACCAAAGTGTACAGTGATAAATGGATGGCTGAGCAAGGTTTCATCAACAATTGTTTCCACAATTACGAAGAAGTCTTTAAGACAGAAATCATCAAATAA
- a CDS encoding glycosyltransferase family 117 protein produces the protein MKNWTFRQWNTLLGWVTFVIAFFTYLSTIEPNFSFWDCGEYISSAVKLEVTHAPGAALFQIVGAVAAIFALGKGENYSIVINAMSALFSAFTILFLFWTITHFVRRLLNKDFEEITKHQEISILFAGVIGALCFTFSDTFWFSAVEGEVYSMASMFIALLVWLITKWENEYLEKDNERWIILIFFILGLSVGVHMMGMLAIPAVCLVYYARNYQFTWKNFIFANLITLGILIIVFKIIFPVIMSLFGKLEIFFVNGLRLPFHSGTIAGFIIMVALCYFFIKYARQTKKNIFQTVALSVVYMMIGFSCWMVIPIRANANPPMNLNDPDTAIGMLDYYNREQYGDWPTIYGQNYTAFLDANGIQKNEDGSFKTKKTGDVYEKDEKTGTYRKTSERFNYIFDKSHVSLMPRMFNDDKDVMSNYISMYGAPDFQFNYANEDVADSPEAKQIFDELRAKYEDGSITASDYLKVRPYNLITVQKPSLMQNMDYFITFQNGYYFLRYLLWNYAGRQNDLEGTRDTTRGNWISGIAPLDNAILGNQDAMPAKYKNESTVAFFFLPLLLGILGCYFQFSRDFGRFYAILSLFVLTSVGIIFYTGVKPFEPRERDYAMVGSFYAFAIWIGLGAGAILWYLQSKVKSNAANIGFGVILLGVPFMMGFQNYNVHDRSNRYTAYDYSYSVLKSLPKEDILFVYGDNDTYPVWAMQETERFRDDVKVVNFTLLSTPWNIDQVKRKTYNSNPIPSQLTHEDYRDGVNDQIYLMKNSDWKNIIANLQEGGAPQSMIQPFEKYLVQDSMTLKEAMNFIKMKSPEKDEVLKMIFGEERYEKYNFLPVSKFVIPVNKANAVKAGIINASDLPNAVDQIVVNYKSGTLYKNNLMMFDILANFDWKRPINFSSGGVYESENIFFLDEYLQFDGFSYRLVPIHTPRSSEGEMGRVDANSLYNVVKNYRWGNFKNLKVHFDETATSNIMAYRSSASRAAAALALSGQKAKALEILDIAAKEIPAEKYNDPRSLSSMVYGYIVAGQEEKGLKLAEVLKKGIFEEYDYYLSLSPSEQGYVGRPMRSKPMEYSLVVTSVTDAYKKIGQKDKAYNYLVKSIEPIDKKFNVFIKDLQQMGKEKAMKESENVQKITPFYQYLFDVMEPFDSTYAKEKEDQITTAIIKATQ, from the coding sequence ATGAAAAACTGGACTTTTAGGCAATGGAACACCCTTCTCGGATGGGTGACTTTCGTTATTGCATTTTTCACGTACTTATCAACGATAGAACCCAACTTTAGTTTTTGGGATTGTGGTGAGTACATTTCTTCAGCAGTAAAATTAGAAGTAACGCACGCTCCCGGAGCTGCTTTATTTCAGATTGTGGGAGCCGTAGCTGCCATTTTTGCTTTAGGTAAAGGTGAAAATTACTCTATCGTGATCAACGCAATGTCGGCATTATTCAGCGCATTTACAATTTTGTTTCTGTTCTGGACGATTACTCACTTTGTGAGAAGACTACTTAACAAAGATTTTGAAGAAATCACAAAACACCAAGAGATTTCTATTCTTTTTGCAGGAGTTATTGGAGCTTTATGTTTCACCTTTTCTGATACGTTTTGGTTTTCAGCGGTGGAAGGTGAAGTGTACTCAATGGCATCGATGTTTATTGCGCTTTTAGTTTGGTTAATTACTAAATGGGAAAACGAATATCTTGAGAAAGACAATGAAAGATGGATTATTTTAATTTTCTTTATTTTAGGACTTTCTGTGGGAGTTCACATGATGGGAATGCTTGCAATTCCTGCTGTTTGTTTGGTTTATTATGCAAGAAACTACCAATTTACCTGGAAGAATTTCATTTTTGCCAACCTGATTACTTTAGGAATTTTAATTATTGTATTTAAAATTATTTTCCCTGTAATCATGTCATTATTCGGGAAATTAGAAATATTCTTTGTGAATGGTTTACGATTGCCTTTCCATTCAGGAACAATTGCTGGTTTTATTATTATGGTAGCACTTTGCTATTTCTTTATAAAATATGCCAGACAAACGAAGAAAAATATTTTCCAAACGGTAGCTTTGTCTGTGGTTTATATGATGATCGGTTTCTCTTGTTGGATGGTAATTCCGATCAGAGCAAATGCAAATCCACCAATGAACCTTAATGATCCTGATACTGCAATCGGTATGCTAGATTATTACAATAGAGAGCAATATGGAGACTGGCCTACAATTTACGGTCAGAACTATACTGCATTTTTGGATGCAAACGGAATTCAGAAAAACGAAGACGGTAGTTTTAAAACTAAAAAGACCGGAGATGTTTACGAGAAAGACGAAAAAACAGGAACTTACAGAAAAACAAGTGAGCGTTTCAATTATATTTTTGATAAGTCTCATGTAAGCTTAATGCCGAGAATGTTTAATGATGATAAAGATGTAATGTCAAATTACATTTCTATGTACGGCGCACCAGATTTTCAGTTTAATTATGCAAACGAAGATGTTGCAGACAGCCCGGAAGCAAAACAGATTTTTGATGAACTGAGAGCTAAATATGAAGACGGATCTATTACTGCTTCAGATTATTTAAAAGTAAGACCTTATAATTTAATCACTGTTCAAAAGCCATCTTTGATGCAGAATATGGATTATTTTATTACGTTCCAAAACGGATATTATTTCTTAAGATATTTATTGTGGAATTATGCGGGGAGACAAAATGATCTTGAAGGAACAAGAGATACTACAAGAGGTAACTGGATTTCAGGAATTGCTCCACTTGATAATGCAATTTTAGGAAATCAGGATGCAATGCCTGCGAAATATAAAAATGAAAGTACAGTTGCATTTTTCTTTTTACCATTATTATTAGGAATTTTAGGATGCTATTTCCAGTTCAGTAGAGATTTTGGAAGGTTCTATGCAATCTTATCTTTATTTGTTTTAACAAGTGTCGGGATTATTTTCTACACCGGAGTAAAACCTTTCGAGCCAAGAGAAAGAGATTATGCAATGGTGGGTTCGTTCTATGCTTTTGCCATTTGGATTGGTTTGGGAGCCGGAGCAATTCTCTGGTATTTACAGTCTAAAGTAAAATCAAATGCAGCAAATATCGGTTTCGGAGTTATTTTGTTGGGTGTTCCATTTATGATGGGCTTCCAAAACTATAATGTACATGACAGAAGCAATAGATATACAGCGTATGATTATTCTTATTCAGTATTAAAATCATTACCAAAAGAAGATATTTTATTTGTTTATGGTGATAACGATACGTATCCGGTTTGGGCAATGCAGGAAACTGAAAGATTCAGAGATGACGTAAAAGTAGTTAACTTTACTTTGCTTTCAACTCCTTGGAATATCGATCAGGTAAAGAGAAAAACGTACAATTCAAACCCAATTCCTAGTCAGCTTACTCACGAAGATTACAGAGACGGTGTGAATGACCAGATTTATCTGATGAAAAACAGCGATTGGAAAAATATTATTGCTAATCTTCAGGAAGGAGGAGCTCCGCAAAGTATGATTCAGCCTTTTGAAAAATATTTAGTTCAGGATTCTATGACTTTGAAAGAAGCAATGAATTTTATTAAAATGAAATCTCCTGAAAAAGATGAAGTTTTAAAAATGATTTTTGGAGAAGAGCGTTACGAAAAATACAATTTCCTTCCGGTAAGTAAATTTGTAATTCCTGTAAACAAAGCTAATGCAGTAAAAGCAGGAATCATCAATGCTTCAGACCTTCCAAATGCAGTAGATCAGATTGTTGTTAATTATAAATCTGGAACTTTATACAAGAATAACCTGATGATGTTTGATATTTTGGCAAACTTCGATTGGAAACGTCCGATTAACTTCTCTTCAGGTGGAGTTTATGAAAGCGAAAACATTTTCTTCTTAGACGAATATCTTCAGTTTGACGGTTTCAGTTACAGATTGGTTCCGATTCATACACCAAGAAGTAGCGAGGGAGAAATGGGAAGAGTAGATGCAAACTCATTATATAATGTTGTGAAAAACTACAGATGGGGTAATTTCAAAAACTTGAAAGTTCATTTTGATGAAACAGCAACTTCAAACATTATGGCCTACAGAAGTTCTGCAAGTAGAGCAGCAGCTGCTTTGGCATTATCTGGTCAGAAAGCAAAAGCTTTAGAAATATTAGATATTGCTGCAAAGGAAATTCCTGCAGAAAAATATAATGATCCTCGTTCTTTAAGCTCAATGGTTTACGGATATATCGTTGCCGGACAAGAAGAAAAAGGTCTGAAATTAGCCGAAGTTCTTAAAAAAGGAATTTTTGAAGAATACGATTATTATTTATCTTTAAGCCCGTCTGAACAAGGATATGTAGGAAGACCGATGAGATCAAAACCAATGGAATATTCATTAGTTGTGACTTCAGTAACCGATGCTTACAAAAAAATAGGTCAGAAGGATAAAGCTTACAATTATCTTGTAAAATCTATTGAGCCGATTGATAAGAAATTTAATGTATTCATTAAAGATCTTCAGCAAATGGGTAAAGAAAAAGCAATGAAAGAATCTGAAAATGTGCAGAAAATCACACCTTTTTATCAATATTTATTTGATGTGATGGAACCATTCGATTCTACTTATGCTAAAGAAAAAGAAGATCAGATTACCACGGCGATCATCAAAGCAACTCAATAA
- a CDS encoding LTA synthase family protein, with protein sequence MAESQNKNLPIYAVFFAIIAKLYFLLTHHIQEDAFITWRVAQNLMDYGVIGFNGATKISASTTHLYVFVSYIFNLIFGKENFIEPLLIFNTTFFTIGSLLLSHLLFKNNWHKAIFIFLFGILPPSIKISILGMEYGILFFLEMALLYYGFKKEKKWAFILLPTFILFTRIDTVIFLGIVFLVDVFWNKKIRWSYILGGILGVALCVSFNWFYFGELVNNTIVAKKLAYDQIFTLQQNIEYFRLNYGNFWGMLKLPGDFNPITIVIAFFELLCFIYLIRQREKRNYFLWIIFLFAWTKQIVFLSQKSLFDWYYWVPQILLFVPVLIFVLEQKVKRNLWLTLLILIYILPMLAFQTIHSIATGNGEWNYRRSIGLFLNIYEKDKKQWILLEPAGYVPYFSHLKTIDEVGLVDKQIQEEIKKDKPNSWINTVKNRKPKYMLSYRDLFEDKDSVYYKTNYRVLNEFRIKDYLKSEYPVLEKIYKLKPSGTDYNLYEKVK encoded by the coding sequence ATGGCTGAATCTCAAAATAAGAATCTCCCAATCTACGCTGTATTTTTTGCAATTATTGCAAAGCTTTATTTTTTACTGACGCACCACATTCAGGAGGATGCATTTATCACTTGGCGGGTTGCTCAGAATTTAATGGATTACGGAGTGATCGGTTTCAACGGAGCTACGAAAATTTCAGCATCTACAACGCATTTGTACGTTTTTGTGTCCTATATTTTTAATCTGATTTTCGGGAAAGAAAATTTTATAGAACCGTTGCTTATTTTTAATACGACGTTTTTTACAATAGGAAGTTTATTGTTGTCACATCTTTTGTTTAAAAACAATTGGCATAAAGCAATTTTCATCTTTTTATTTGGAATTTTGCCGCCTTCAATAAAAATTTCAATTCTCGGAATGGAATACGGAATTCTGTTTTTCCTTGAAATGGCATTGCTGTATTATGGTTTCAAAAAAGAGAAAAAATGGGCTTTTATTTTACTTCCCACATTCATATTATTTACCAGAATCGACACAGTTATTTTCCTCGGAATTGTATTTTTAGTGGATGTTTTTTGGAATAAAAAAATCAGATGGAGTTATATTTTAGGTGGAATTTTGGGAGTTGCACTTTGTGTTTCTTTCAATTGGTTCTACTTCGGTGAATTGGTCAATAATACGATTGTTGCAAAGAAATTGGCGTATGATCAGATTTTTACTTTGCAACAAAATATAGAATATTTCAGATTAAACTACGGGAACTTTTGGGGAATGTTGAAATTACCTGGAGATTTTAATCCGATTACGATTGTGATTGCGTTTTTTGAACTTCTTTGTTTTATTTATTTAATAAGACAGCGAGAAAAAAGAAACTATTTTCTTTGGATTATTTTTCTGTTTGCGTGGACAAAACAGATTGTTTTTCTTTCGCAAAAGAGCTTGTTCGATTGGTATTATTGGGTTCCGCAGATTTTATTGTTCGTTCCGGTTTTAATTTTTGTTTTAGAACAGAAGGTAAAAAGAAACCTTTGGTTGACTTTATTAATTTTGATTTATATTTTACCAATGCTTGCTTTCCAAACCATACATTCTATTGCCACAGGAAATGGAGAATGGAACTACAGAAGATCAATCGGATTGTTTTTAAATATATATGAAAAAGATAAAAAACAGTGGATTTTATTAGAACCGGCTGGTTATGTTCCTTATTTTTCACATTTAAAAACGATTGACGAAGTAGGGTTGGTTGATAAGCAAATTCAGGAAGAAATTAAAAAAGATAAACCCAATTCTTGGATCAATACGGTGAAAAACAGAAAACCAAAATATATGCTTTCTTACAGAGATTTGTTTGAAGATAAAGATTCAGTATATTATAAAACAAATTACCGTGTTTTGAATGAATTCAGAATAAAAGATTATCTGAAAAGTGAATACCCAGTTTTAGAAAAAATTTATAAACTGAAACCTTCAGGAACAGATTATAACTTATATGAAAAGGTAAAGTAA
- a CDS encoding DUF1697 domain-containing protein, translated as MQYCAFLRGVNVKGTNMKMAEVCQVFKNSGMENVSSVLASGNIVFSSDKNTDKLKAILEKAMSEYFNYEAFLFVKTAEETELFWTKNPFEKKENFHTYAFVGNENVANILMNEFENASKSENEKAEIASNIFYWQVSKGNTLDSSFGKVLGKKSLKDQFTSRNINTFEKILKKF; from the coding sequence ATGCAATACTGTGCTTTTCTCCGCGGCGTCAATGTAAAAGGAACCAATATGAAAATGGCGGAAGTCTGTCAAGTTTTCAAAAATTCAGGAATGGAAAATGTAAGTTCGGTTTTGGCTTCGGGAAATATTGTTTTCAGTTCAGATAAAAATACAGATAAGCTTAAGGCAATTCTCGAAAAAGCAATGTCTGAATATTTTAATTATGAAGCATTTCTGTTTGTAAAGACAGCAGAAGAAACAGAATTGTTTTGGACTAAAAATCCTTTTGAAAAGAAAGAAAATTTTCATACGTATGCATTTGTTGGAAACGAAAATGTAGCAAATATTCTAATGAATGAGTTTGAAAATGCTTCAAAATCTGAAAACGAAAAAGCAGAGATTGCAAGCAATATATTTTATTGGCAGGTTTCAAAAGGAAATACATTAGATTCCAGCTTTGGAAAAGTTTTAGGTAAAAAAAGCCTGAAAGATCAGTTTACCAGCAGAAATATTAATACTTTTGAGAAGATTCTTAAGAAATTCTAA
- the kdsA gene encoding 3-deoxy-8-phosphooctulonate synthase: MIQHLDNIQHKDSKNFFLIAGPCIIEGEDMALRIAEKVIELTNKYNIPYIFKGSFKKANRSRVDSFTTIGEEKSLEILKKVGETFNIPTTTDIHENEHAALAAQYVDVLQIPAFLVRQTDLLVAAAETGKCVTLKKGQFLSPESMKFAVQKITDSNNQKVAIIERGNSFGYTDLIVDYRGIPTMREYAPVILDVTHSLQQPNQSSGVTGGRPDLIETIAKAGIVVGADGLFIETHPTPETALSDGANMLRLDLLEDLLQKLTRVRESIL; encoded by the coding sequence ATGATTCAACATTTAGATAACATACAGCACAAAGATTCAAAAAACTTTTTCTTAATTGCCGGTCCGTGTATTATTGAGGGCGAAGATATGGCATTAAGAATTGCTGAAAAAGTAATTGAGCTGACCAATAAATATAATATTCCTTATATTTTTAAAGGAAGTTTTAAGAAAGCAAACCGTAGTAGAGTAGATTCTTTCACAACAATTGGTGAAGAAAAATCTTTGGAAATCCTTAAAAAAGTAGGAGAGACTTTTAATATTCCTACCACAACAGATATTCACGAAAATGAGCACGCTGCTTTGGCTGCACAATATGTGGATGTTTTGCAGATTCCTGCATTTTTAGTTCGTCAAACCGATCTTTTGGTAGCTGCAGCTGAAACAGGAAAGTGCGTTACTTTAAAAAAAGGGCAGTTTCTTTCTCCGGAATCAATGAAGTTTGCCGTTCAGAAAATTACTGATTCAAATAATCAAAAAGTGGCAATCATAGAAAGAGGAAATTCTTTTGGATATACCGATTTAATCGTTGATTATAGAGGAATTCCTACGATGAGAGAATATGCTCCGGTAATTTTAGATGTTACGCATTCTTTACAGCAGCCTAATCAAAGTTCAGGAGTTACAGGTGGAAGGCCAGATCTTATCGAAACGATTGCTAAAGCAGGAATTGTTGTTGGTGCAGACGGACTTTTTATAGAAACTCATCCAACTCCGGAAACAGCGCTTTCTGATGGAGCAAACATGCTAAGATTAGATTTATTGGAAGATTTATTACAAAAACTCACAAGAGTTAGAGAATCTATACTATAA